The sequence TCTTTTTGCCAAAATACTGAACATGATGATGCTCGGAGAAGATCAGGCGAAAACGACTGGCGTCGCTGTTGAGAAAATTCGGATTGTATTGCTCGTTTTAGCTGCTTTTTTGACGGGCACCGCCGTCGCCGTCAGTGGTACCATCGGCTTCGTCGGCCTCGTCATCCCGCACGTTCTTCGGTTGACGCTCGGTTCCGATCACCGCCTGCTCCTGCCAGCAAGCGCAATCGGCGGAGCCAGCTTTCTCGTCTGTGCAGATTTAGTGTCACGCACTATCCCTGGTATTACCCTCCAAGTCGGTATTGTCTGTGCTTTAATTGGTGCACCCATTTTTCTGCTGCTCATCTTGACATCTAAAGGGGGGCGGATGTAACTGTGTTAAACGTAAAAAACGTTGATGTCACCATCAATAAACGACCGATAATTAAAAATGTCAGCTTCTCTGTCTATCCTGGTGAAGTGCTCGGCTTTATCGGGCCAAATGGGGCAGGAAAATCGACGCTGATCAAAGCCATATCGCACATTGTTCGTTATCGAGGCAGCATTCAGTGGCACGGTCAATCGTTAAAACAAATGAGTGCGAAAGCGCGAGCCCGTTTCCTCTCCTATGTGCCTCAGTCGCTTGAGTTGGACATTCCGTTTACGGTGTTCGATGCCGTTTATATGGGCCGCTTTCCCTACAAATCAAATAGACTAGAAAACGAGAAAATCGTCAAGAAAGCGTTGGATCGAGTAGGCATTCTTCATTTGCAAGACCGCATCGTTGCGACCCTTTCCGGAGGGCAAAAGCAACTCGTCGCAATGGCTAAGGCGATTGCACAGGACGCACAAATACTCATCCTTGATGAACCGACCTCAGCGTTAGACCTTTACTTTCAATTGCAGCTATTGGATATGATGAAAGAGCTGGCTGAGGAAGGTCGTCTCGTGTTACTAGCGATCCATGACCTGTCATACGCCTACCGTTTTTGCGACCGGCTGACGCTGATGGAAAACGGACAGCTCACCCACCTCGGCTTTCCAAAAGATGTCATTACAACAAAAAGATTACAAGAGACCTATCATGTGTACACGAAAATTTACGAAGACCATCACACGACAGCTGTGATCCCATTAAGAGTCATCGAATAACTACAACGAACGAGGAGAATCTATTGATGAAAGTAACCTCTTATACCACGATATTACTATGTATGATCATACTCTTAGCAGCCTGTCAGTCACAGGCAATCCAAGGGAAAAACGAACCACAGAGCGCATCAAAAAATGAACAGAGCGACGCTGACAAAGCGACAGATGCACAAGCGATCGATGATCAATGGACGCCACGAACCGTTACCTTTGGTGAGCAAACGATAACGTTAGAAGAAAAACCGGATAACATTGCGGCTCTTTCCTTAGACACCGCGCAAGCTGTATTGGCTCTCACCGAACCTGGTCGTGTAGTCGTCGCCTCGCAAAGCATTGACAATGAAGCGTTATCTCATTTTGTTAATGAGGCTGAGCAAATTGACGGACGGGTCAAAGGGGCGACCCGTCTTGATCCAGAGGAAGTGCTGGCGTTTAACCCCGACCTTATTTTATTGACGACGACCCACGGTGCTGAATCAGACGCGTTGCAATTTTTCCAAGAAGCAAATATTCCGACGCT is a genomic window of Litoribacterium kuwaitense containing:
- a CDS encoding ABC transporter ATP-binding protein; the encoded protein is MLNVKNVDVTINKRPIIKNVSFSVYPGEVLGFIGPNGAGKSTLIKAISHIVRYRGSIQWHGQSLKQMSAKARARFLSYVPQSLELDIPFTVFDAVYMGRFPYKSNRLENEKIVKKALDRVGILHLQDRIVATLSGGQKQLVAMAKAIAQDAQILILDEPTSALDLYFQLQLLDMMKELAEEGRLVLLAIHDLSYAYRFCDRLTLMENGQLTHLGFPKDVITTKRLQETYHVYTKIYEDHHTTAVIPLRVIE